A region of Paractinoplanes abujensis DNA encodes the following proteins:
- a CDS encoding molybdopterin-dependent oxidoreductase has translation MADSRTAYRTCPFCEAACGLELTLDRDRVTAARGDREHVFSHGFVCPKGATFGQANDDPDRLRRPLVKRGGQHVEVEWDEAFAEVARGLRPILDTYGPHAVALYLGNPNVHTMAGGLYVTPLVKALGTRNVFSASTVDQMPKHVSSGYLFGSPLTIPVPDLDRTDLLLMLGANPWESNGSLATAADFPGRLKAIQQRGGRFVVVDPRRTRTAAHADEHLFIRPGTDAYLLFGIVHTLFADGLVALGHLEPYVTGVDAVAELAAGFAPDRVSTACGVPAERIRSLAHELAAAERAAVYGRIGTCTVEFGTLTSWLVDVINVLTGHLDRAGGVMFPLAAHLSKGRGTGKGFRVGRWRSRVRGLPEVKGELPVATLADEIETPGAEQVRAFITVAGNPVLSTPNSGRLDRALAGLSFMVSVDPYLNETTRHADVVLPPPDALRKGHYDFSFLALAVRNFAAYSPPVVAAEPGSPDECDILAHLALIASGRPGTVTEVHELMLAQALDRAGLSEASGSSPAERLLDVALRAGAYEGMSLDRLLANPHGVDLGPLQPRIPEVLRTPSGRIELAFDGLTAETDRLRAALDRPRDGLVLIGRRHLRSNNSWMHNVPALVKGRDRCTLQIHPADADRLDLRDGDDAQVTSRAGGLAARVEVTDTVMPGVVSLPHGWGHGVPGTRMAVAADHPGVNSNILTDETTVDPLSGNSVLNGIPVEIKALTG, from the coding sequence GTGGCCGACTCGCGCACCGCGTACCGGACCTGCCCGTTCTGCGAAGCCGCGTGCGGTCTCGAGCTGACGCTCGACCGCGACCGGGTCACTGCCGCCCGCGGCGACCGCGAGCACGTGTTCAGCCACGGCTTCGTCTGCCCCAAGGGCGCCACCTTCGGGCAGGCCAACGACGACCCCGACCGGCTGCGGCGGCCCCTGGTCAAGCGCGGCGGCCAGCACGTCGAGGTGGAGTGGGACGAGGCGTTCGCCGAGGTCGCGCGCGGGCTGCGGCCGATCCTCGACACGTACGGGCCGCACGCGGTCGCGCTCTACCTGGGCAACCCCAACGTGCACACGATGGCGGGCGGCCTCTACGTCACCCCGCTGGTCAAGGCGCTGGGCACCCGCAACGTGTTCTCGGCCAGCACCGTCGACCAGATGCCCAAGCACGTGTCGAGCGGCTACCTGTTCGGCAGCCCGCTGACGATTCCCGTGCCCGATCTGGACCGTACGGACCTGCTGCTCATGCTGGGCGCCAACCCGTGGGAGTCCAACGGCAGCCTGGCCACGGCGGCCGACTTCCCGGGCCGGCTCAAGGCGATCCAGCAGCGCGGCGGCCGGTTCGTCGTGGTCGACCCGCGCCGCACCCGCACGGCCGCGCACGCCGACGAGCACCTGTTCATCCGGCCCGGCACCGACGCGTACCTGCTGTTCGGCATCGTCCACACGCTGTTCGCCGACGGCCTGGTCGCGCTGGGCCACCTGGAGCCGTACGTGACCGGGGTGGACGCCGTCGCCGAACTGGCCGCCGGTTTCGCCCCCGACCGGGTCAGCACGGCCTGCGGTGTGCCCGCGGAACGCATCCGGTCGCTGGCCCACGAGCTGGCGGCCGCCGAGCGCGCCGCCGTCTACGGCCGGATCGGCACGTGCACGGTCGAGTTCGGCACGCTGACGTCGTGGCTGGTCGACGTGATCAACGTGCTGACCGGCCACCTGGACCGGGCCGGGGGCGTGATGTTCCCGCTCGCGGCGCACCTGTCGAAGGGCCGCGGCACCGGCAAGGGGTTCCGCGTCGGGCGGTGGCGCAGCCGGGTGCGCGGCCTGCCCGAGGTCAAGGGCGAACTGCCGGTGGCGACGCTGGCCGACGAGATCGAGACGCCGGGCGCCGAGCAGGTACGCGCGTTCATCACCGTGGCCGGCAACCCCGTGCTGTCCACGCCGAACAGCGGGCGGCTGGACCGGGCCCTGGCCGGGCTGTCGTTCATGGTGAGCGTGGACCCGTATCTCAACGAGACCACCCGGCACGCCGACGTCGTGCTGCCACCGCCGGACGCGCTGCGGAAAGGGCATTACGACTTCTCCTTCCTGGCGCTGGCGGTGCGCAACTTCGCCGCGTACTCGCCGCCGGTCGTCGCCGCGGAGCCGGGCTCGCCCGACGAATGCGACATCCTGGCCCACCTCGCGCTGATCGCGTCCGGCCGGCCCGGCACGGTCACCGAGGTGCACGAGCTGATGCTGGCCCAGGCCCTCGACCGGGCCGGGCTGAGCGAGGCGTCCGGATCCTCACCCGCCGAACGCCTGCTGGACGTCGCGCTGCGCGCCGGAGCGTACGAGGGAATGTCCCTGGATCGTCTGCTGGCGAACCCGCACGGCGTGGACCTGGGCCCGCTGCAGCCGCGGATCCCTGAAGTGCTGCGCACCCCGAGCGGCCGGATCGAGCTGGCCTTCGACGGGCTGACCGCCGAGACCGACCGGCTGCGGGCCGCGCTCGACCGCCCGCGCGACGGCCTGGTGCTGATCGGCCGGCGCCACCTGCGCTCCAACAACAGCTGGATGCACAACGTGCCCGCCCTCGTGAAGGGACGCGACCGGTGCACGCTGCAGATCCACCCGGCCGACGCCGACCGGCTCGATCTGCGCGACGGCGACGACGCCCAGGTCACCTCGCGGGCCGGCGGGCTGGCGGCGCGGGTCGAGGTGACCGACACGGTGATGCCGGGCGTGGTCAGCCTCCCCCACGGCTGGGGCCACGGCGTGCCCGGCACCCGGATGGCGGTGGCGGCCGACCACCCCGGCGTGAACTCGAACATCCTGACCGACGAGACCACAGTCGATCCCCTGTCCGGCAACAGCGTCCTCAACGGCATCCCCGTCGAGATCAAGGCACTGACGGGCTGA
- a CDS encoding MarR family winged helix-turn-helix transcriptional regulator, with protein sequence MDTRWLDNQQKAAWVRLAAVLELLPAALDSQLRRDSQLTHFDYFVLAILSEAPGRTLRMTALADHTTATLARLSHVVQRLEARGLLERFPCPEDKRATNARLTEQGWKKVQEAAPGHVTTVRENVIDALSPEQVGQLAAIADAVLHRLDPERARAAVYERYDEPGQRGCGES encoded by the coding sequence GTGGACACGCGATGGCTCGACAACCAGCAGAAGGCGGCCTGGGTGCGCCTGGCCGCCGTGCTCGAACTTCTGCCGGCCGCCCTGGACTCGCAGCTGCGGCGAGACTCCCAGCTCACCCACTTCGACTACTTCGTGCTGGCCATCCTGAGCGAGGCGCCCGGGCGCACGCTGCGGATGACGGCCCTGGCCGACCACACGACAGCGACGCTGGCCCGCCTGTCGCACGTCGTGCAGCGGCTGGAGGCGCGCGGGCTGCTCGAACGCTTCCCCTGCCCCGAGGACAAGCGGGCCACCAACGCCCGGCTGACCGAGCAGGGCTGGAAGAAGGTGCAGGAGGCCGCGCCGGGCCACGTGACGACCGTACGGGAGAACGTCATCGACGCCCTGAGCCCCGAGCAGGTCGGGCAACTGGCCGCCATCGCCGACGCGGTCCTGCACCGCCTCGACCCGGAACGCGCGCGGGCCGCGGTGTACGAGAGGTACGACGAGCCGGGTCAGCGGGGGTGCGGGGAGTCATAG
- a CDS encoding SMP-30/gluconolactonase/LRE family protein codes for MTARFVARPAGDQAYALGEGPVWDAERQRLLWVDILGGTVHAGTVSSEHIAVTETFQFDDLACAVAVSEAGDLLVATRDDVVRVGRETPLARLGRAGSRLNDGAVDPQGRFVVGSMALDESRGTQRLVRLDGETVTVLDDDLTLSNGLAWSPDGRTLYSIDSVPGVVYGRDYPDGVRRKLFGISDGLPDGLTVDALGNLWIAIWGRGRIECRSPGGDLLAVVEVGAPQPTSCAFTGPGLDILVITTATQDLGPAALTRQPASGRLFTADVGTKGLRTPYWIP; via the coding sequence ATGACTGCCCGCTTCGTCGCCCGTCCCGCCGGCGACCAGGCCTACGCCTTGGGCGAGGGCCCGGTCTGGGACGCGGAGCGGCAACGCCTGCTCTGGGTCGACATCCTCGGTGGCACAGTGCACGCCGGCACGGTCAGCTCCGAGCACATCGCCGTCACGGAGACCTTCCAGTTCGACGATCTCGCGTGCGCGGTGGCCGTCTCCGAAGCCGGTGACCTGCTCGTGGCCACCCGCGACGACGTCGTCCGGGTCGGGCGGGAGACACCGCTGGCGCGCCTCGGCCGGGCCGGCAGCCGGCTCAACGACGGCGCGGTCGACCCTCAGGGCCGGTTCGTCGTGGGCAGCATGGCCCTGGACGAGTCACGGGGCACGCAGAGGCTGGTCCGGCTCGACGGGGAGACCGTGACCGTGCTCGACGACGATCTCACCCTGTCCAACGGGCTGGCCTGGAGCCCCGACGGCCGCACGCTCTACAGCATCGACTCGGTGCCCGGGGTCGTCTACGGACGGGACTATCCCGACGGCGTACGGCGCAAGCTCTTCGGCATTTCCGACGGACTGCCCGACGGCCTGACCGTGGACGCGCTCGGCAACCTGTGGATCGCCATCTGGGGCCGGGGCCGCATCGAGTGCCGCTCCCCCGGCGGTGACCTGCTGGCCGTGGTCGAGGTCGGCGCGCCGCAACCCACCAGCTGCGCGTTCACCGGGCCCGGCCTGGACATCCTCGTGATCACCACGGCCACGCAGGACCTCGGCCCGGCCGCGCTGACCCGCCAACCCGCCTCGGGCCGGCTGTTCACCGCCGACGTGGGCACCAAAGGACTGCGTACGCCGTACTGGATCCCCTGA
- a CDS encoding fumarylacetoacetate hydrolase family protein: MRIGAPGAEKPAVRAGENDYVDVSDLVKDFDEEFFGSGGIERIAGPVAERIAAGDVRLIGGQRIGAPIARPHQILCIGLNYSDHAAETGQAAPDEPILFTKSPNTLVGPDDDVRLPRGSVKTDWEVELGIVIGRRTSYLESVDAAAAAIAGYVLVNDVSERAFQMERGGQWVKGKSAETFNPAGPWLATPDEIPDVNDLAMWLDVNGERRQTGNTRTMIFDPFFVVHYLSQFLVLEPGDLINTGTPPGVGLGLKPPVYLRAGDVMTLGIEHLGSARQQVVGPR, from the coding sequence ATGCGTATCGGAGCCCCCGGCGCCGAGAAGCCCGCCGTCCGCGCCGGCGAGAACGACTACGTCGACGTGTCGGACCTGGTGAAGGACTTCGACGAGGAGTTCTTCGGCAGCGGCGGGATCGAGCGGATCGCCGGGCCGGTGGCCGAGCGGATCGCGGCCGGGGACGTGCGCCTGATCGGCGGGCAGCGCATCGGCGCCCCGATCGCGCGGCCGCACCAGATTTTGTGCATCGGGCTCAACTACAGCGACCACGCCGCCGAGACGGGGCAGGCCGCGCCGGACGAGCCGATCCTGTTCACCAAGTCGCCCAACACGCTGGTCGGCCCGGACGACGACGTGCGCCTGCCCCGCGGCTCGGTCAAGACCGACTGGGAGGTCGAGCTCGGCATCGTGATCGGGCGCCGCACCTCGTATCTGGAGTCGGTCGACGCCGCGGCCGCCGCGATCGCGGGATACGTGCTGGTCAACGACGTCAGCGAGCGCGCCTTCCAGATGGAGCGGGGCGGGCAGTGGGTGAAGGGCAAGTCGGCCGAGACGTTCAACCCGGCGGGCCCGTGGCTGGCCACCCCCGACGAGATCCCGGACGTGAACGACCTGGCCATGTGGCTCGACGTCAACGGCGAGCGCCGCCAGACCGGCAACACCCGGACGATGATCTTCGATCCGTTCTTCGTCGTGCACTACCTCAGCCAGTTCCTGGTGCTGGAGCCGGGCGATCTGATCAACACCGGGACGCCGCCCGGGGTCGGGCTGGGCCTCAAGCCGCCGGTGTATCTGCGGGCGGGGGACGTGATGACGCTCGGCATCGAGCACCTGGGCAGCGCCCGCCAGCAGGTGGTGGGCCCCCGATGA
- a CDS encoding flavin-containing monooxygenase → MTQTTELSLRQRVDDWLASFEAALRARDVPAAAALFAPACFWRDLVAFTWNITTVEGRDGVADLLTSTLETTGPSGFELTEEPTEAGDVIDAWFRFETATGRGAGHLRLTSEGAWTLLTTLRELKGFEENQGERRPQGVEHSLARGRKSWKEKRDEEAATLGLTEQPYVVVIGGGQGGIALGARLRQLGVPALVIDKNARPGDQWRGRYKSLCLHDPVWYDHLPYLPFPANWPVFSPKDKIGDWLEMYTRVMEVPYWTSSTVRSARFEDGRWSVVVERAAGTVELTPAHVVFATGMSGKPNWPTFAGQDVFRGEQQHSSGHPGPEAYGGKKVVVVGSNNSAFDICGALWEHGADVTMVQRSSTHIVKSASLMDIGLGDLYSERAVASGVTTDKADMIFASIPYRIMHEFQIPLYERMAERDADFYARLEKAGFRHDWGADGSGLFMKYLRRGSGYYIDVGAADLVADGRVKLAHGQVDRLTEDAVVLEDGTELPADLVVYATGYGSMNGWVADLVDAPTAAKVGKVWGLGSDTPKDPGPWEGEQRNMWKPTQQENLWFHGGNLHQSRHYSLYLALQLKARYEGLPTPVYRLQESHHTG, encoded by the coding sequence ATGACGCAGACAACCGAGCTCTCCCTCCGGCAGCGCGTGGACGACTGGCTCGCGTCCTTCGAGGCGGCGCTGCGGGCCCGGGACGTGCCGGCCGCGGCCGCGCTGTTCGCCCCCGCCTGTTTCTGGCGCGACCTGGTCGCCTTCACCTGGAACATCACCACGGTCGAGGGCCGCGACGGCGTCGCCGACCTGCTGACCAGCACGTTGGAGACGACCGGCCCGTCCGGTTTCGAGCTGACCGAGGAGCCGACCGAAGCGGGCGACGTGATCGACGCGTGGTTCCGGTTCGAGACGGCCACCGGGCGCGGCGCCGGGCATCTGCGGCTCACGTCGGAGGGCGCGTGGACGCTGCTCACGACGCTGCGCGAACTCAAGGGCTTCGAGGAGAACCAGGGCGAGCGGCGGCCTCAGGGCGTCGAGCACTCACTGGCCCGGGGGCGCAAGTCGTGGAAGGAGAAGCGTGACGAGGAGGCCGCCACTCTGGGGCTCACCGAACAGCCGTACGTGGTGGTGATCGGCGGCGGTCAGGGCGGCATCGCGCTCGGGGCCCGGCTGCGGCAGCTCGGCGTGCCGGCGCTGGTGATCGACAAGAACGCGCGGCCCGGCGACCAGTGGCGGGGCCGGTACAAGAGTCTGTGCCTGCACGACCCCGTCTGGTACGACCACCTGCCCTACCTGCCGTTCCCCGCGAACTGGCCGGTGTTCTCACCCAAGGACAAGATCGGCGACTGGCTGGAGATGTACACGCGCGTGATGGAGGTGCCCTACTGGACTTCTTCCACCGTACGGTCGGCGCGGTTCGAGGACGGCCGGTGGAGCGTCGTCGTGGAGCGCGCGGCCGGCACGGTCGAGCTGACCCCGGCGCATGTCGTGTTCGCGACCGGTATGTCGGGCAAGCCGAACTGGCCCACCTTTGCGGGGCAGGACGTGTTCCGCGGCGAGCAGCAGCACTCGAGCGGACATCCGGGCCCGGAGGCGTACGGGGGCAAGAAGGTTGTCGTCGTCGGGTCGAACAACTCGGCTTTCGACATCTGCGGCGCCCTGTGGGAGCACGGCGCGGATGTGACCATGGTGCAGCGCTCGTCGACGCACATCGTGAAGTCGGCCTCGCTGATGGACATCGGGCTGGGCGACCTCTACTCCGAGCGGGCCGTCGCGAGCGGGGTCACCACCGACAAGGCCGACATGATCTTCGCGTCGATCCCGTATCGGATCATGCACGAGTTCCAGATTCCCCTGTACGAGCGGATGGCCGAACGCGACGCCGATTTCTACGCGCGTCTGGAGAAGGCCGGCTTCCGGCACGACTGGGGCGCCGACGGGTCGGGGCTGTTCATGAAGTATCTGCGACGCGGCTCCGGCTACTACATCGACGTGGGCGCGGCCGACCTGGTCGCCGACGGCCGGGTCAAGCTCGCGCACGGGCAGGTCGACCGGCTCACCGAGGACGCCGTGGTGCTCGAGGACGGCACCGAGTTGCCCGCCGACCTGGTGGTCTACGCGACCGGGTACGGCTCGATGAACGGCTGGGTGGCCGACCTCGTCGACGCCCCGACCGCGGCCAAGGTGGGCAAGGTGTGGGGCCTGGGCTCGGACACCCCCAAGGACCCCGGCCCGTGGGAGGGCGAGCAGCGCAACATGTGGAAGCCCACCCAGCAGGAGAACCTGTGGTTCCACGGCGGCAACCTGCATCAGTCGCGGCACTACTCGCTCTACCTGGCCCTGCAGCTCAAGGCCCGCTACGAGGGCCTGCCCACTCCCGTCTACCGCCTGCAGGAGTCGCATCACACGGGCTGA
- a CDS encoding DMT family transporter, translated as MTSPRVPGAAVAAASVTVVFWASAFVGIRAAAPYFSPGSLALGRLLSGSVVLVLFLAVRRQGLPPRAAWPGIVVSGVLWFGLYMVALNWGEELVDAGTAAMVVNVGPALMALLAGWLLHEGFPPRLLAGIAVSFAGAVVVGLSMSGGGRASVLGVLLCLVAAVTYASGVVAQKPALRHATALQATTFGCLIGALACLPFAGQLLGDLADAPLPATLNVIYLGVFPTAVAFTTWAYALARTTAGKMGSTTYAVPVVVILLSWLILDEVPTALACAGGALCLAGVAVSRSRPRKPAQEPLTRSHQ; from the coding sequence ATGACGTCTCCCCGGGTGCCGGGCGCCGCGGTTGCCGCCGCGTCCGTCACGGTCGTGTTCTGGGCCTCGGCCTTCGTCGGGATCCGGGCCGCGGCTCCCTACTTCTCGCCGGGCTCGCTCGCCCTGGGCCGCCTGCTGTCCGGCTCGGTGGTCCTGGTGCTGTTCCTGGCCGTACGTCGTCAGGGCCTGCCGCCGCGAGCCGCCTGGCCCGGCATCGTCGTGTCCGGCGTGCTGTGGTTCGGGCTCTACATGGTGGCCCTGAACTGGGGCGAGGAACTGGTCGACGCGGGCACCGCGGCCATGGTCGTCAACGTCGGCCCGGCGCTGATGGCCCTGCTGGCCGGATGGCTGCTGCACGAGGGCTTCCCGCCGCGCCTGCTGGCCGGCATCGCGGTCTCGTTCGCGGGCGCGGTCGTGGTCGGCCTGTCGATGTCCGGCGGCGGCCGCGCGTCCGTCCTGGGCGTGCTGCTGTGCCTGGTCGCCGCGGTCACGTACGCCTCCGGCGTGGTGGCTCAGAAGCCGGCCCTGCGGCACGCGACCGCGCTGCAGGCCACCACGTTCGGCTGCCTGATCGGCGCGCTGGCCTGCCTGCCCTTCGCCGGGCAGCTGCTCGGCGACCTGGCCGACGCGCCGCTGCCGGCCACCCTCAACGTGATCTACCTGGGTGTCTTCCCCACCGCGGTGGCCTTCACGACGTGGGCCTACGCCCTGGCCCGCACGACCGCGGGCAAGATGGGCTCCACGACCTACGCCGTCCCGGTCGTGGTGATCCTGCTGTCGTGGCTGATCCTGGACGAGGTGCCGACCGCGCTGGCCTGCGCCGGCGGCGCGTTGTGCCTGGCCGGCGTGGCCGTGTCGCGCAGCCGTCCGCGCAAGCCGGCGCAGGAGCCGCTCACGAGATCGCACCAGTGA
- a CDS encoding DUF6584 family protein — protein sequence MGKSEVLARVATDLERGHTHLAQQRLASLAVNHPDDLDLRLRRAAVYRRVGDWTQAGRWGFLAEDAPEAELAAFERAYPSPVARLGALRLTREPPRGLGPRALDRYLGLAERARAERRVPQDDDSGLLTCFVVTGGLLLVALLLGVGLWTSVAFVLGKVF from the coding sequence ATGGGGAAGTCGGAGGTCCTCGCGCGCGTCGCGACGGATCTGGAACGGGGCCACACTCATCTCGCCCAGCAGCGCCTGGCCAGCCTGGCCGTCAACCATCCCGACGATCTGGACCTGCGGTTGCGCCGGGCCGCTGTGTATCGCCGGGTGGGGGACTGGACCCAGGCCGGTCGCTGGGGCTTCCTGGCCGAGGACGCGCCCGAGGCCGAGCTGGCGGCGTTCGAGCGGGCCTACCCCTCGCCGGTGGCCCGGCTGGGGGCGCTGCGTCTGACCAGGGAACCGCCCCGCGGGCTGGGACCGCGGGCGCTCGACCGCTATCTCGGCCTGGCGGAGCGGGCGCGGGCCGAACGCCGAGTTCCGCAGGACGACGACTCGGGCCTGCTGACCTGCTTCGTGGTCACCGGCGGGCTGCTGCTCGTGGCCCTCCTGCTCGGGGTGGGGCTGTGGACCTCGGTGGCTTTCGTGCTGGGCAAGGTGTTCTGA
- a CDS encoding NADPH-dependent F420 reductase gives MANISILGTGNMGQAIGGLVAKGGNTVQQLNTSGADQPVTGDIVILAVPHAALADIVATRGAQLAGKVVVDITNPVDFATFDDLTVPADGSAAAELARALPQSQVVKAFNTNFAGTLATGSVGAETTAVLIAGDDAGAKAALSEVVTAAGLRAVDAGSLKRARELESLAFLQMTLAAGEKLSWNGGFAAVA, from the coding sequence ATGGCAAACATCAGCATCCTCGGCACCGGCAACATGGGTCAGGCCATCGGCGGTCTCGTCGCCAAGGGCGGGAACACCGTCCAGCAGCTCAACACCTCCGGCGCCGACCAGCCCGTCACCGGCGACATCGTCATCCTCGCGGTGCCGCACGCCGCCCTGGCCGACATCGTCGCCACCCGCGGCGCCCAGCTCGCGGGCAAGGTCGTCGTCGACATCACCAACCCGGTCGACTTCGCCACCTTCGACGACCTGACCGTCCCGGCCGACGGATCCGCCGCCGCCGAACTGGCCCGGGCGCTGCCGCAGTCCCAGGTCGTCAAGGCCTTCAACACCAACTTCGCCGGCACCCTGGCCACCGGCTCGGTCGGCGCGGAGACCACCGCCGTGCTGATCGCGGGCGACGACGCCGGCGCCAAGGCGGCCCTGTCCGAGGTCGTCACCGCGGCCGGTCTGCGCGCCGTCGACGCCGGGTCGCTCAAGCGGGCCCGCGAGCTCGAATCGCTGGCCTTCCTGCAGATGACGCTGGCCGCCGGCGAGAAGCTGTCCTGGAACGGTGGCTTCGCGGCCGTCGCCTGA
- a CDS encoding GAF domain-containing protein: MGDFRAVRPGTDLTRHARELRRVHDAVLAGDRPPHRPRALVERSWSRVLGLGLDPARANARDPVPFDEVERLRRESPLALVADDLLRLADGFLLVITGADGVILWRAGPSGLLRRADGLGFAEGADWTEAAVGTNAIGTALVEAAPVQLFSAEHFEQAQHAWYCTAHPVHDPRTGDLLGIVDVSGPALTLHPAIEALVETGVRLAEAQLWRHHADRLDRLRRSAAHVVATVHGPLLIVDEQGWVAAASGVAARDRIGAPREGAALGVPGMGLCLPERLPEGWLVRPAGPQATIRAVLDLRAAPVLEVRAEAEPWRTPLTRRHAEILSLLDACGPAGLTAAQLSRFLYGDAEHVVTVRAEVSRLRRAIGALVATNPYRLATGVVLSTVRD; the protein is encoded by the coding sequence GTGGGCGATTTCCGCGCGGTGCGGCCCGGCACCGACCTGACGCGGCACGCCCGTGAGCTGCGCCGGGTGCACGACGCGGTGCTCGCCGGCGACCGGCCCCCGCACCGCCCGCGCGCGCTGGTCGAGCGTTCGTGGTCACGTGTCCTGGGGCTCGGCCTCGACCCGGCCCGGGCCAACGCGCGCGACCCCGTGCCGTTCGACGAGGTCGAGCGGCTGCGCCGGGAATCCCCGCTGGCCCTGGTGGCCGACGACCTGCTGCGGCTGGCCGACGGGTTCCTGCTGGTCATCACGGGCGCCGACGGCGTGATCCTGTGGCGGGCCGGGCCGTCCGGGCTGCTGCGCCGGGCCGACGGACTCGGGTTCGCCGAGGGCGCCGACTGGACGGAGGCGGCCGTCGGCACCAACGCCATCGGCACGGCCCTGGTCGAGGCGGCGCCCGTGCAGCTGTTCTCGGCCGAACACTTCGAGCAGGCTCAGCACGCCTGGTACTGCACGGCCCACCCGGTGCACGACCCGCGTACGGGTGACCTGCTGGGCATCGTCGACGTCAGCGGCCCCGCGCTCACCCTGCACCCGGCGATCGAGGCGCTGGTCGAGACCGGCGTACGGCTGGCCGAGGCGCAGCTGTGGCGCCACCACGCGGACCGGCTGGACCGGCTGCGGCGCTCGGCCGCGCACGTGGTGGCCACCGTGCACGGCCCGCTGCTGATCGTGGACGAACAGGGCTGGGTGGCCGCGGCCAGCGGGGTGGCGGCCCGCGACCGGATCGGCGCGCCCCGCGAGGGTGCGGCCCTCGGCGTGCCGGGAATGGGTCTCTGCCTGCCCGAACGGCTGCCCGAAGGCTGGCTGGTGCGCCCGGCCGGCCCGCAGGCGACGATCCGGGCCGTGCTCGACCTGCGCGCGGCCCCCGTGCTGGAGGTGCGCGCGGAGGCCGAGCCGTGGCGCACCCCGCTGACCCGCCGCCACGCCGAGATCCTGAGCCTGCTCGACGCGTGCGGACCGGCCGGGCTGACGGCCGCGCAACTGAGCCGCTTCCTGTACGGCGACGCCGAGCACGTGGTCACCGTCCGGGCCGAGGTGTCCCGCCTGCGGCGGGCGATCGGCGCCCTGGTCGCCACGAACCCCTATCGCCTCGCGACCGGCGTGGTGCTCTCGACCGTACGGGATTAG
- a CDS encoding SDR family NAD(P)-dependent oxidoreductase, with amino-acid sequence MTGLRAVVTGGASGIGLATATLLAARGYRVATLDLTAGVPDPLLGLRCDVSDDSSVRAAVTAAAAAFGGLDVVVNNAGIGAQGTVEENDDAEWARVFDVNVQGIVRVSRAALPHLRGSSHASIVNTCSVAATAGLPRRALYSATKGAVLSLTLAMAADHLREGIRVNCVNPGTADTPWVQRLLDAAADPDAERAALEGRQPSGRLVTAGEIAHAIAYLAGPDASATTGVALAVDGGMQGLRLPK; translated from the coding sequence ATGACCGGCCTGCGGGCGGTCGTCACCGGCGGCGCCTCCGGGATCGGGCTGGCCACCGCGACCCTGCTGGCCGCGCGCGGCTACCGGGTGGCCACCCTCGATCTCACCGCCGGCGTGCCGGATCCGCTGCTGGGGCTGCGCTGCGACGTCAGCGACGACTCCTCCGTACGGGCTGCGGTGACCGCGGCCGCGGCCGCGTTCGGCGGGCTCGACGTCGTGGTCAACAACGCCGGGATCGGCGCCCAGGGCACGGTCGAGGAGAACGACGACGCCGAGTGGGCGCGGGTCTTCGACGTCAACGTGCAGGGCATCGTCCGGGTCAGCCGGGCCGCGCTCCCCCATCTGCGCGGGTCGTCGCACGCCTCGATCGTCAACACGTGCTCGGTCGCCGCCACCGCAGGCCTGCCGCGCCGGGCCCTGTACAGCGCGACCAAGGGCGCCGTGCTGTCGCTGACCTTGGCCATGGCGGCCGACCACCTGCGCGAGGGCATCCGCGTCAATTGCGTCAATCCGGGTACGGCGGACACCCCGTGGGTGCAGCGGCTGCTGGACGCGGCCGCCGACCCGGACGCCGAACGAGCCGCGCTGGAGGGCCGGCAGCCGTCGGGGCGCCTGGTCACGGCCGGGGAGATCGCGCACGCGATCGCCTACCTGGCCGGGCCGGACGCGTCGGCCACGACCGGGGTGGCGCTGGCCGTGGACGGCGGCATGCAGGGACTGCGACTGCCCAAATAG